The sequence CTCGGTGCGGGCCGACACCATCGCGCGCAGGTATCGGGCTCGGTGGGGACGTGTGATGTCGCGGGCGATGACCTGCGCCCACTCGGTCAGATCCTGCTGGAGGGATCCGGTGTCGGGCGCTGACTCACCGTCCCGAGTCAGGGCGGCGACAGCGACTTCCTCAAGGAGAGCGTGGACGCTGTCCCAGCGTCGGTAGAGCGTCGTCGGGTTGACCCCGGCCCGTTCGGCGACCACGGGAAACGTGATCTTTTCGGCGCCCTCGCCCACGAGTTCACCGACCGAGGTGTAGATCGCGGTCAGTACTCGACTGCTCCGCCCTCCGGGGCGGCTGGCGGCTGCATGGTGAGACACGTCACCAGCATACGCAAAGATCTTTGCTTCTACTATGATGGGCCGCCCGGGCTAAAGCAAAGATCATTGCGTTTCGAGGAGGTCGCGTGCTCAACCGTTCCGTTTCGTTCTTCCTGGCCGGGGCCGTGGGCGCGGCCACGCTCACTGCCGCTTCGGCGCCGTCCCCCCTCTACCCGGTCTATCAGCGCCTGTGGGACCTCTCCGCGTTCACCTTGACGGTCGTTTTCGCCGTCTACGTCTTCGCCTTGCTCGCCGCCCTGTTGACCGTCGGATCGGTCTCCGACCGGGTGGGCCGTCGGCCGGTCGCCTGCGGTGCCCTGGTGCTGCTCGCTCTGGGCATGCTGCTCTTCGCCGTCGCCACAGGCGTCGGCGGCCTGATGGCCGCGCGCATTGTGCAGGGGCTTGCCGTGGGGACAGCCGCCGGCGCCACTACGGCCCTGATCATGGAGTCCGCGCCGAACCCCCGGCTCGGCTCGACCATCAGCAGCGCGGTCCCTTCCTTGGGGATAGCGATCGGCGCTGTCCTCGCCGGCGCCTTGGTGGAGTTCGCGCCGCTGCCCCGCCAACTCGTCTTCTGGATCCTCACCGTCGTGTACCTGGTGCTCGCGGCACTCGTCTGGCTGGTTCCCGAGAAAGCTCGATCCAACTCGCCAACCCGGGAAACGATTTGGCGGTCACTGCTGCCCAGCGCTCAACTCCCGCGGGCCACGCGGCCAGTCTTCGTCGCACTGCTGCCGTCGATCAGTGCGACGTGGGCCCTTGGCGGCTTGTACCTCTCGCTCGGATCGTCGATCCTCACCACCGTCCTCGACGTGCACAGCCACTTCGTCGCGGGCGTCATCCTCGGCGTCTTCTTCGTCGCAGGGACGGCGGGCACTGTCGCGTCGGCCTTCGCTCCGCCACGACACCGCGCATGGTTCGGCCTCGGGCCCCTCGCCATCGGCGTCCTGGTCACTATCGCAGCCATGCCGACGGGTGTACTGCCGCTCTACGTCGTCGGGTCGCTGATCGCGGGATTCGGGTTCGGGGCGACGTTCCGGTTCGCCGTCCATGCCCTCGGTGAGGCGGCACCGATCGCCCGACGGGGCCAGGTGTTCGCGACGATGTACATCGTCAGCTATCTCGCCTTCAGTGTGCCTGCGCTCGCCGCCGGGCTCGCTGTCGAGCGATTCGGGCTCAAACCAACAGCCGTCGGGTATGGAGCCCTGGACATCGCATTGGTCCTGTTCGCTCTCATTGCCGGGACCGCCCACGCGCGTCGACGGGATGGCGAGGAGGATGTTCGGCGCGATATCGCACCGCCGTTGGTCTCGCGCATTTTCGGCACGCCTCGCCACACCACGCACTACCTGGAGTGCGGACCAGCCGATGGACCGCTGATGTTCTTCCTCCACGGGTGGCCGGGCATCGGGTTGTTGTGGCGGGCCCAGATGGAGGCGTTCGCTGCCGACGGGTGGCACTGCGTCGCGCCCGATCTGCGCGGGTACGGCGAATCCTCCGCCCCGGCGGATACCGACGCCTACACCGTCGAGGAGGTCGTGATGGACCTGACGGAGCTCCACGACCATCTCGGCGGCAGAACCGCGGTCTGGATCGGCCACGACTGGGGCAGCGTCGTGGCGGGAGCAGTGGCCGCACACGAGCCGGAGCGGTGCCGCGGCGTGGTGTTGACCTCGTGGGCCTACTACCCCACCGCCAACAGCCTGGCCACGCTCGCACCCCTGGTCGACCGTCAGCTCTACCCGGCTGACCGGTATCCGGACGGACAGTGGGACTACTACCGCTACTACACGACACACTTCGAAGCGGCGGTCGCCGACCTTGACGCGGCTCCGGCGGCAACGCTGGCATCGGTTTATCAACCGGGCAGCCCCGCCGCGATCGGCGCCATCTCACCGACGGCCACGGTCACACGCGACGGCGGACGCTTCGGCGCCGCGCACCGCGCACCGCCGACGCCGGCCGATCCGGCTCTCTGGCCACCGGCGGACTTCGACACCCTGGTGCAGGCGTTCGCAACTCACGGCTTTCGTCCTCCCTCTGCGTGGTACACCAACGACGACGCCAACATCGCTTACGCGCGCAAAGCACCCGACGGCGGGCGCCTGACGCAGCCGGTGCTGTTCGTCAACGGCGAGTGGGACGCGATCTGCAACATCTCGGGAAACCGCCAAGGCGACCCGATGCGCGCGGCCTGCGCAGATCTCACCGTGGCGCGGGTGCCTGCAGGACACTGGCTGCCGCTCGAGAGCAAGGCTCAACACATTGAAGCCATCCGCACCTGGCTCCGCTCCAAGAATCTTCGATGAGCAGCGAGATAGGGGCTCGTCCGGCTCGAAGCTCCGGCAGAGCGGCGTCATCTTGCCGGGCGGCGCGGGACCTGCATAGACGTAGGGACCCGTTACCGGCCTGTAAAAGCACCACGCGAACCCCGTATCCGCAAATCACCCCGAGGCGAGCACAGTTTCCCCGGCGACGGCTCGTGCACCGGGTGCCGAGCGAGCATCCGGCACGGAAGCGGCCGGTGCGAGGACCAGCCGGGAATTCATGTCCAGTTCGAACCGGCCGTAGGGGTTCACATGCGTCCAGAACAGCGGCGACAGCGCCCGCCGGTCGGCATCAGTGAGTCTTGGAGACGCGGACGTCGATCTCCAGGCCGTGCTCGGTCTCGACGAGGTCGCGCAGCCGGAGGTGGGCGACCTCCTGTTCTCGGCCGATGATGGCGTACTGGACCAGGACGATGGCCCGGTCGCGGATGCCGAGTCGGGTGTCCGGGGTGGCGTCCAGGCCGGCCCGGAGGTGGGCGACGAGCAGGGCGGGGGCCGGTCCGCGGCCGCGGACCTCGTCGGTCTTCTGCAGCGCGCGGACCTTGGCCTTGAGCACGCGGCGGGCCCGGGCGGCCACCGTGCGGTCCAGGGTGAGCTTGTACTCGGTGCGGCCGGTGACGACCACGCCGGACAGGCGGCGGTCGATGGCCGACGGCGCGGTGAAGGTGCCGGCCTTCCACCGGCTGGACCCACAGCCACTCGACGAACGCGGTCACGGACCCGAGGGTGATGGCGGTGGTCGGCAAGCCGAGCAGCGCGCAGAAGGTCTCCCACTGCTTCCAGTCCGCGGCGTAGCCCTCGACGGCCGGAGGTCGATCTCGTGCTCGGGGGAGCGCTTCTCCAGCTCGGCGAGCTTGGCCAGGACCTCGTCGTCGAAGTCGGTGCCGGCCGGGGCGAGGTCGGCGGGGGCGGGCAGTGCGCCTCGGTGATGCGGCACGGCTTCCGGTCCCTCGAATTTGGTTGAACCTTCCCCCTTGCCTGTTGCTGGTGGGATCCTCCCCGCATGTGACGTACTCGTGGGTTGGGGGCCGTCGCGGTCGCGGCAGCAGGATTGCTGCTGGTGACGGGGGTGGGAATGACGGCGGGAAGAGGGACGGAAAGTCGTCGCGGTCGCCGCAGGCAGAATCGTGCCGGCGTGTCGTGCCCACCGCATATCGATGACGAACCCCTTCGCGGCAGCTCTGGCTGGATTGTGGCTGGACAGTTGATATGGGCCGCCGGACCATGGCGCGCAGGCGCGAGGCCGTTCAGGGGAGGACCGTCGGCATGGGCTTGAATGATGGAGAAGAGCCAGGCGGACAGCGGCCCTGGCAGCGGGCGCGCGCTAGCGGTAACCCAGGGGCGGCTGGGCCTGGAGGCCCTAGTGGGCCCTGGGCGCTCAGCCAGGGGCGGATCCCCTCAGGGGCGCAGATGCCACAGCCGGTAAAGAGCCTTCGCGTCTTGATGATGATCCTGGGCGGTATGCAGGCTGTCCTCGGACTTGCTCTGCTGACCAACAGCGTGGCTATCGCCACAGCCATCTGGGGCGAGGGCGACGCCTCGACCCCGTGCTGCACCACGCCAGGTGAGGCTCACTCCGGGAACATCGTATTCGCCGGAGTGCTCGTGCTTGCGGTTGCTGCATGGGGCGTCACTACCGCTTTGAAGTTCACCACGCGCCACCCAAATGTGCGCGTCTCCGCCTTCGCCTACGGTTGGACGGCGCTGCCCTTCACCCTGGCATTCTTCGAGGTAGCGCCCATTCTGGGTCTGATCTGGCTCGTGCCGGCCATCCTGGCAATCGTCCGCCCTAACCAGCCGGAAAGCCGTGCTTGGTTCAGTCATCAGCCCCTCTGAGGCGGGACCAGCGCAGCGGAACCTGGGCACCTGTTACGCGGCCTAAGAACTCCTAACGAAATGATCTCTGAGGTGGTTGGATCACTCCGGAGCTGGTGATCTGGAGGTCCGGGGTGGCGCGGCCGAAGCCGTGGAGAGTCGATGACGAGCTGTGGGCGGTGATCGAGCCGCTGTTGCCGAAGGTGGAGCGTCGGGCCCGGCATCCCGGGCGCAAGCGGCATCCGGACCGGCTGGTGTTCCAGGGCATCCTGCTCGTGCTGCACACCGGGATCGCCTGGGAACACCTGCCGCAGGAACTCGGCTTCGGCTCGGGCATGACCTGCTGGCGCCGCCTGGCAGAGTGGGCCAAGGCCGGGGTATGGCGCCGACTGCACGTGGTGCTCCTGGCCAAGCTCCGCAGCGCGAACGCTTTGGACTTCTCCCAGGCGGCGGTCGACGGCTCTCATATCCGAGCGTTAAAGGGGGCTCCAAGACCGGACGAAGCCCCGTTGACCGGGGCAGGACGGGCAGCAAACACCACCTGATCACCGACGCCACCGGCATCCCACTCGCCGTCACTCTGACCGGCGGCAACCGCAACGACGTCACTCAGCTCATCCCGCTTGTGCAAGCTGTGCCGCCGGTGCGGGGCAAGCGCGGCCGGCCCCGGCGCCGCCCGGACGTGCTACTGGCCGACCGCGGCTACGACCACGACAAGTACCGCCGTCTCGGCTGGGATCTCGGGGTGAAGCCGCTGATCGCCCGCCGCCGCACCGAGCACGGCTCCGGCCTGGGCACCCAACGCTGGGTCGTCGAGCGCGCATTCGCCCACCTGCACTGGTTCCGCCGCCTGCGCATCCGCTGGGAGATCCGCGACGACATCCACGAAGCCCTCCTCACTCTGGCGTGCAGCATCATCTGCTGGCGTCGGCTAAAGAACCACCATGCGTGAGGCCAAGCGACAGCGGCCTTCTACAGCGAGACCTTCCGCTCGTCGGCCTTGAGGCCGCGGAGTGTCCAAAGTCCGTACACAGCCAACAACGGTTTGACGACCATCCACTCGCCAGGGCGGTAGTCATCCGCGCGCACCAGTCTCTCGGCAAGATCGGGTCGCTGCCGCCGCAAGTACGCACGGGCCTTGAGCGCATGCGCTGGCTGGGAGGCGATCTTGATGCGATCCACGTCTTCAAGCAGTGGGATCACGTTCGTGATGTTCTCCCACGTCGTCGCGCTTTGGTCTTCGAGGATCGCCGTGCCGTCGAACTCAAGCACCGACTTCGCGTAGTCAGCCATCAGCTGGGCCTCCGTGGCGCCGCTGCTGGTCGCACCGCCGCTGAAGATCACGCAGGTTCCATGTGCACCGTCAGCGGCGATGGAGCGGATTCCAGCACGGACTCGCCATCGGTTGATCAAGTTCGCCGTCGCTTGGGGATTCCGGTACCCCAACACCACCACGGCCGCGGAAGCGCCCCCGCTACTCCCCACGAGCGCTCGAGACCAGCGCCAGTTCAACCACTCGCCCCAGGCCAGGGCTGCAACCCCAGCTATCGCCAGTCCCGTCCTTCGCCGCATGCGGCGACTCTAGGACACCTCGGTATCGGGCCGCGAAGGAACCAGCACGCTAGTCGCCGCCGCAGCGCGTCACAGCGTCGCGGTCGTCTGATCCCCGGACGCGCTGCCTGCGAGCCACTGGTCCCATCCCAGGTTGAAGTCGGCGTAACCGTTGTCGGCCGGGGCCTTGGCACGGGAGGAGCCGGTGATGGTGACGGGATCGCCCTGCTTGACCTGGCCGTAGAACCACTTGGCGTCTGACATGGACAGATGGACGCAGCCGTGCGAGCCGCGGGCGCTGCCGCTGCCAGGAGTGGGGTCGCCGGTCGAGTAGTGCACGTACGTGCCGGACTGAGTCAGATGGATGTCCCAGGGCAGCGTCAGGTCGTAGTAGTTGGGGCTGCCCTTGTCGCAGCTGATGCCGACGCTGCAGGAGGTCATGTGGACCTTCTCCTGCTTGTCGATGACGGCCATCGTGCCGTTCCACGTCGGGTACTGAGGACTGCCCGCATTGATCGACAGGGTGCGCACCGCCTTGCCGTTCCGGGTCACCTTCATGGTGTGGCCGGTCACCGAGACATCCGCGCGCACGTCGTCGCCGATCGTGAAGGTGTGCGTGTAGTCGTTCACGCCGTAGCGTCCGTTGCCGTTGCTGACGCCCTTCATGTCAGCATCGATCTTCACCTTCGTGCCGGAGGGCCAGTACGTCTTCGGCCGCCAGTCGGCGCGCCTGCCGCCCATCCAGTGCCAGGCGCCGACCACGGGCTTCGACGCGCTCACCTTCATGTGCTTCTCGACCGTGGCCCGCGCCTTTGCGGCCACCGGGTTGGTGAAGGCCACCGAGATCGGCATGGCCACGCCGATCGTGGTTCCCGTCTGCGGGGTGATCGTATCCAGCAGCATCGGCGGGCCCGCGGGCTTCGTCGGTGACGGCGAGGCACTCGCACTCGCCTTTCCCGACGCCTTCGCGTCATCCCCGCTCGCCTTGCCGCTGCCGCCCACGCCGCAGGCACTCGAGCCCACCAGCATCGCGACCGTGCCGAGTGCGATCCCTATGGCTCCCGTGTGCCGCCCCATGACCTGCCCCGCTCTCTCGCTCCCCGGCCCTTAGGGGCCCGACCCCTTGCTCAGACAGCGACGGCACGGGCCGCAGTTGCGTGTGGCACATAGATCTTTAGTGATACACGTCACTCAGTCTTCGACGGCACGTGCTCAACGTTCGATGGCACGGGACAACCGCGTCCGACCGGATCGACGACCGCCGGCACGGGCCGGCGCCGCCCAGGCCCGCGCGGCCGTGACCGCCCACCCGGCCCAGGACAACCATGCCGACCAGAGTGAGGCCGCCCGGCGCAGCAGACGCTTGCAGCGTCCGGAGCCCGACGCGCTGCAGGCCAAAACGACGTCAGGCTCATCGTCGTCGACGCCCTGCACCTCCTCACCTACGGCACCCGCCCCTTCGCGTCCCGCTACGAGGAGATCTCCGAAATCTCCCGCTGCCTGAAGCTCCTGGCCAAAGAACTCGGCGTGCCCATCGTCGCCATCTCCCAGCTCAACCGCGGCCCGGAGCAGCGCACGGACAAGAAGCCCGTCGCCTTCCAAGGCCACTATTCGCGCTTTAGGGACATGGTGCAGACGTAAGCAGAGCTTGCGGGGTCTCACCAGCTGTGGCACAGTCTCACGATCTTGGCATCGAACGCGGCATCGAATAGAAAAGCCGCAGGTCAGAGGATCGACGCTTATTGGGACTACTTCACATTGACCGCGGTCCACGCCTTCTCGACGGCGTTATACTCCGCACTGCTCTTGCCGTACAGGGCAGCGGCGGCCTTCAGCGTGCCGACCCGGGCGTCCTTGTATTTGGTGGTCGATTTGAACTGGGTGGTCAGCGCCTTGTACCAGATCTTTGCGGCCTTCTCGCGGCCGATACCGGTGACCTTCGAGCCGTCGTACGTGGGGCTGTCGTAAGCGACACCATTGATGACCTTCTTACCGCTGCCCTCGGCCAGAAGATAGAAGAAGTGGTTGGCCACCCCTGCCGCGTGGTGGGCATCCTTGAGACGATCAAGGCCCGGCTTCCAGTAGTCCGGGGACTTGCCGTCCCTGGAGGGTTTGTCCATGTAGCGCATTGGTTTGCCGTCACCATGGAAATTGGCCTTCTCGCCGATGAGGTAGTCAGGGGTGTCGGCGGCGATGTTCGCGTAGAACTCCACCATCGTGCCGAAGATGTCACAGGTGGCTTCATTCAGACCGTCGCCTTGGAACGCGGCCGTCGCCTCGACGACGCCGTGAGTGAACTCATGGGCCACGACGTCGAGTTCGGTGAGGGGGTTCTTGTCATTCTTGCCGTCGCCGAACCGGGGCACGCCTTCCTCGTAGTCGGCAGAAGTGCCCTTGCCGTAGTGGACGCCGATCACAGGGCCCACGCCGCTGCCCCTCATCCCCTTGCGGCCGAAGGTGTTCTTGTAGTAATCCCACGTTTTTCCGGCAGCGAAGTAGGCATCGACAGCGGCCGACTGGCGGCTGCTCATGGTGCCGTTGCCCCAGACGTTGTCCCTGTCTGTGAACGGCTTGGACGACGCTCCATTGCGGTTGCCGAGGTCGACGACCGACAGGCCGCCGCGGGTGGGGTCGGTGAGCTCGTACCTGTCCTTGCGCAGCTTTGTGGTGATCTTGACCTTCCCGACGCGCACGCCGTTGCCGGTACCGGTGCGGGCCCCCGCAGGCGCCGCGGCTTTCGCGACGCTCGCAGTGCCCTTCGCTGTGGTAACGGTTCCCGACGCTGCGGCTTCGACGCCGACGGCCAACACCGCTGCGGCGCCCACCGCAACTCCCAAGGTCAACTTTCTACGCACGGTTCCTCCATCTTGTTGTTGCGGGTCTGCGAGCCGACCGCACGGTCGGATGCAACGGGTGGGTGGCAGCGCTCGTGCACCTGTCAGACACACGAGCACTGCCGAAGACTGTTGCCGCGTCACCAACCTCTGCGGACAGCACACCTAGCGCACGGTCACCTGGAAGACGCCGGAGGCCGTCGTTCCGTTCACCGTGCGCAGGTCGTTCTTGCCCTTGAAGCCGAGCTTGACGCCCAGCGAGTAGGAGCCGTTGCGCGCGACGGCCGCGGAGGCGGGCAGCGTGACCCACTTGCCGCGCTGCTTCTGCTGCAACGTCACCTTGGTGCCCGCCTTCAGGCCGGTCCTCTTGCCGGTGATCCGGCGAGCCGGCCTGGCGGTTCTACGCCCCGCTGGCTCTCCCGGCCAACGACGCGGAGCTCGCATCGGCGGTACTGCACCACACCATGTGGATCACCACCAGCGACGGACACGTTCATCCCGCGCCCTGCACACCGACCGAGCACCTGTGGTGGGGCGACGGCTGGGACGACCCAGCGAGGCCGCGGCCGTCATCGACGCGCTCCTGGACGACCTCGACACCACGGTGAACCTGCGCGAGCACTGGAAGGCCCCCAAGGGCCTGACCGCGCTGTTCAACGAGGAACACAAGCATGCCGCCGAACTCACCCGCGCCACCCTGCTCCATGTCCGCATGACCCCGCCCCGTACACGCTGAACACGGCCCCGTCCGACGGCAGAAGAACTGCGTCTCGACGCGTTGGGGACCGGGCCGCTCCCGCCCACCGCTGGGTCCACTGCCGAGACCGTCCCGGGCCGCCCGCAGCCCGGAACGCCGCAGGCCACCGAGGACCGGCTTCGCAGGCGCTGGGGGCTGCTGCGCACGTGGCAGGGGCTGGACCCGCAGGCTGCGGTACTGCTCGCTGCGTGGCTGGAGACCACCGCGTCACTCCAGGGCCGGGCCGAAAAGCGCGAAGACATCGAAGGAGCGGCACCGCTCGTCGCGCTGGCGACGCGCTTCGCGCACGTCTACCTGCGGACCACCACAGCCCGGTGACGACACGACACGGCGGCTGACGAGCGGCTGATGTCGGTGGCGGGTGAGGTGGTGCTCCGATGGGCGCGGGCAGGTCGGCTGGGCTTGCGCGGAGCGGAGGCGGTACGAGAAGAGCTGCCGCCCAGGCCGCCG is a genomic window of Streptomyces sp. Edi2 containing:
- a CDS encoding TetR/AcrR family transcriptional regulator C-terminal ligand-binding domain-containing protein — protein: MSHHAAASRPGGRSSRVLTAIYTSVGELVGEGAEKITFPVVAERAGVNPTTLYRRWDSVHALLEEVAVAALTRDGESAPDTGSLQQDLTEWAQVIARDITRPHRARYLRAMVSARTEIVASCPVTEKRREQASEVVSRARERGEKTPSVPQILDHVIAPLYHHVVFALPVDHEYARRLVRDVLAMAE
- a CDS encoding alpha/beta fold hydrolase → MGAATLTAASAPSPLYPVYQRLWDLSAFTLTVVFAVYVFALLAALLTVGSVSDRVGRRPVACGALVLLALGMLLFAVATGVGGLMAARIVQGLAVGTAAGATTALIMESAPNPRLGSTISSAVPSLGIAIGAVLAGALVEFAPLPRQLVFWILTVVYLVLAALVWLVPEKARSNSPTRETIWRSLLPSAQLPRATRPVFVALLPSISATWALGGLYLSLGSSILTTVLDVHSHFVAGVILGVFFVAGTAGTVASAFAPPRHRAWFGLGPLAIGVLVTIAAMPTGVLPLYVVGSLIAGFGFGATFRFAVHALGEAAPIARRGQVFATMYIVSYLAFSVPALAAGLAVERFGLKPTAVGYGALDIALVLFALIAGTAHARRRDGEEDVRRDIAPPLVSRIFGTPRHTTHYLECGPADGPLMFFLHGWPGIGLLWRAQMEAFAADGWHCVAPDLRGYGESSAPADTDAYTVEEVVMDLTELHDHLGGRTAVWIGHDWGSVVAGAVAAHEPERCRGVVLTSWAYYPTANSLATLAPLVDRQLYPADRYPDGQWDYYRYYTTHFEAAVADLDAAPAATLASVYQPGSPAAIGAISPTATVTRDGGRFGAAHRAPPTPADPALWPPADFDTLVQAFATHGFRPPSAWYTNDDANIAYARKAPDGGRLTQPVLFVNGEWDAICNISGNRQGDPMRAACADLTVARVPAGHWLPLESKAQHIEAIRTWLRSKNLR
- a CDS encoding IS5 family transposase (programmed frameshift); translated protein: MARPKPWRVDDELWAVIEPLLPKVERRARHPGRKRHPDRLVFQGILLVLHTGIAWEHLPQELGFGSGMTCWRRLAEWAKAGVWRRLHVVLLAKLRSANALDFSQAAVDGSHIRALKGGSKTGRSPVDRGRTGSKHHLITDATGIPLAVTLTGGNRNDVTQLIPLVQAVPPVRGKRGRPRRRPDVLLADRGYDHDKYRRLGWDLGVKPLIARRRTEHGSGLGTQRWVVERAFAHLHWFRRLRIRWEIRDDIHEALLTLACSIICWRRLKNHHA
- a CDS encoding YdcF family protein, whose translation is MRRRTGLAIAGVAALAWGEWLNWRWSRALVGSSGGASAAVVVLGYRNPQATANLINRWRVRAGIRSIAADGAHGTCVIFSGGATSSGATEAQLMADYAKSVLEFDGTAILEDQSATTWENITNVIPLLEDVDRIKIASQPAHALKARAYLRRQRPDLAERLVRADDYRPGEWMVVKPLLAVYGLWTLRGLKADERKVSL
- a CDS encoding L,D-transpeptidase; translated protein: MGRHTGAIGIALGTVAMLVGSSACGVGGSGKASGDDAKASGKASASASPSPTKPAGPPMLLDTITPQTGTTIGVAMPISVAFTNPVAAKARATVEKHMKVSASKPVVGAWHWMGGRRADWRPKTYWPSGTKVKIDADMKGVSNGNGRYGVNDYTHTFTIGDDVRADVSVTGHTMKVTRNGKAVRTLSINAGSPQYPTWNGTMAVIDKQEKVHMTSCSVGISCDKGSPNYYDLTLPWDIHLTQSGTYVHYSTGDPTPGSGSARGSHGCVHLSMSDAKWFYGQVKQGDPVTITGSSRAKAPADNGYADFNLGWDQWLAGSASGDQTTATL
- a CDS encoding M4 family metallopeptidase; this encodes MGAAAVLAVGVEAAASGTVTTAKGTASVAKAAAPAGARTGTGNGVRVGKVKITTKLRKDRYELTDPTRGGLSVVDLGNRNGASSKPFTDRDNVWGNGTMSSRQSAAVDAYFAAGKTWDYYKNTFGRKGMRGSGVGPVIGVHYGKGTSADYEEGVPRFGDGKNDKNPLTELDVVAHEFTHGVVEATAAFQGDGLNEATCDIFGTMVEFYANIAADTPDYLIGEKANFHGDGKPMRYMDKPSRDGKSPDYWKPGLDRLKDAHHAAGVANHFFYLLAEGSGKKVINGVAYDSPTYDGSKVTGIGREKAAKIWYKALTTQFKSTTKYKDARVGTLKAAAALYGKSSAEYNAVEKAWTAVNVK